In bacterium, the following are encoded in one genomic region:
- a CDS encoding serine/threonine protein kinase, producing the protein MEPKKLGRYEIVQVLGQGAMGIVYKGVDPMIGRTVALKTLKSGSEIPEQQLTEFKRRFAQEAQSAGRLNHRNIVTVYDVGEEEGLAYIAMEFIKGRPLDDLIAEKHPFTIEQIVDIMIQICEGLGYAHKNGVIHRDIKPANIVLTDDQIAKVTDFGIAKLTSTSATQTGMVVGTPSYMSPEQITGRGVDNRSDIFSIGAVFYELLTYEKAFPGDNITTVMYRVVHENPAPLSISNAMVPPQFQAIIERAMAKNPADRYPDAETMANDIRNYKTATANMGATQVINPANYAGATVVMSAPDFSAMSPTGTGSMPSPAAAQTQSIPAASPAPKKSPVALIAGGAVAAILIVLYMMFGGSGDKSSASSAKSSGTGNASLTLTLNAAEGTAMLDSVHVPIKDAKISAEKITAGEHELVIQSDGYETYRSKLLFADGETKQFAVELKLAPVKFPAGVDTAYITVSSKDMIKVMTNTGTMLGYSPIQRLPFPSGKHTLVFSKPFYTNQVSEIDARKGKEIKLTPKLQAKRVKANLAGVEPKKIQVYLNSVASESQLKPEKDGVTYSLPLGANKLIVTADGYKSYEQELNLGDDAIPFEVKATLVQGFGSLAITSKPDGADVYVDGKKEGVTPFKMDKIPAGPRDIKVQKGSLLSIKKMNIEADKENAAEFTLAASTGILKILINPWGNISVDGKPMGASPPLERLELSPGNHTIKIENPAYKAVTKQVKITVGQTTTLQYDF; encoded by the coding sequence AAATCGTACAAGTCCTGGGTCAGGGCGCGATGGGCATTGTGTACAAAGGCGTTGATCCGATGATCGGACGCACAGTCGCTCTCAAAACACTTAAGTCCGGGAGCGAAATTCCAGAACAGCAGCTTACAGAATTTAAGCGCCGTTTTGCGCAAGAAGCACAGTCCGCGGGCCGTCTCAATCACCGCAATATTGTGACCGTATATGACGTCGGCGAAGAAGAAGGTTTGGCCTACATCGCGATGGAATTTATTAAAGGCCGTCCTTTGGATGACCTGATCGCCGAAAAGCATCCCTTTACCATAGAGCAAATCGTTGACATCATGATACAGATTTGCGAAGGGCTCGGATACGCGCATAAAAACGGCGTTATCCACCGCGACATCAAACCGGCGAATATAGTTCTCACCGACGATCAGATCGCCAAAGTAACCGATTTCGGCATCGCCAAACTCACTTCCACCAGTGCGACACAAACCGGCATGGTCGTCGGTACACCGAGCTACATGTCGCCTGAACAAATCACCGGGCGCGGCGTGGATAATCGTTCCGATATTTTCAGCATCGGCGCGGTGTTTTATGAATTACTCACTTATGAAAAAGCCTTTCCCGGCGATAATATTACCACGGTCATGTATCGTGTCGTGCACGAAAATCCTGCGCCGCTATCCATCAGCAATGCGATGGTGCCGCCGCAATTTCAGGCGATCATCGAACGGGCGATGGCTAAAAATCCGGCGGATCGTTATCCTGACGCCGAAACCATGGCCAACGATATACGCAACTACAAAACAGCTACGGCCAACATGGGCGCGACGCAAGTGATCAATCCTGCTAACTATGCCGGCGCAACCGTTGTTATGTCCGCTCCGGATTTTTCTGCGATGTCACCTACCGGCACAGGATCCATGCCGTCCCCTGCTGCGGCGCAGACGCAGTCCATACCTGCCGCATCACCGGCTCCAAAAAAATCACCGGTAGCACTTATCGCCGGCGGTGCAGTCGCTGCGATCTTGATTGTGCTATACATGATGTTTGGCGGCTCCGGTGATAAATCATCGGCTTCTTCAGCTAAATCTTCCGGGACAGGGAATGCATCGCTTACGCTAACACTCAACGCGGCGGAAGGCACGGCCATGCTGGACTCCGTGCATGTGCCGATCAAAGATGCCAAAATTTCCGCAGAAAAAATCACCGCCGGTGAGCATGAACTAGTTATTCAATCCGACGGTTACGAAACGTATCGTTCTAAACTTCTTTTTGCCGACGGAGAAACCAAGCAGTTTGCCGTAGAACTCAAACTCGCACCGGTAAAATTTCCGGCCGGTGTAGATACGGCATATATCACCGTTTCTTCGAAGGACATGATCAAAGTGATGACCAATACGGGAACGATGTTAGGCTATTCGCCGATTCAACGTTTGCCGTTTCCGTCCGGAAAACACACGCTCGTTTTTTCCAAGCCATTTTATACCAATCAGGTTTCAGAAATTGATGCCCGCAAAGGCAAAGAAATTAAACTGACACCCAAACTGCAAGCCAAACGCGTCAAAGCCAATCTTGCCGGGGTAGAGCCTAAAAAAATTCAGGTGTATCTGAATTCCGTAGCCTCTGAAAGCCAGTTGAAGCCGGAGAAAGACGGTGTGACGTATTCCCTACCACTGGGTGCTAATAAACTAATCGTTACTGCCGACGGCTACAAAAGTTACGAACAGGAACTTAATCTCGGCGACGATGCAATACCCTTTGAGGTCAAAGCCACGCTGGTACAAGGTTTCGGATCGCTCGCGATCACTTCCAAACCGGACGGCGCGGATGTATATGTTGACGGAAAAAAAGAAGGGGTTACCCCATTCAAAATGGATAAAATTCCTGCCGGACCGCGTGATATCAAAGTTCAAAAAGGCTCACTGCTCAGTATCAAAAAAATGAATATCGAAGCCGATAAAGAAAATGCGGCCGAATTTACACTCGCCGCATCCACGGGCATTTTGAAAATCTTAATCAATCCCTGGGGCAATATATCGGTGGACGGTAAACCGATGGGCGCTTCCCCGCCGCTCGAACGTCTTGAATTGAGTCCGGGTAATCATACGATCAAAATCGAAAACCCGGCGTACAAAGCCGTCACTAAACAAGTAAAAATCACCGTAGGCCAAACCACTACGTTACAATATGATTTCTAA
- a CDS encoding tetratricopeptide repeat protein, with protein sequence MKKHSSLITLLFAGIIFFSGCGGAKSTTKEKPETPVVPKKPSGKPQLEKGMELYKARDYEGAKKNLRSATDLDLSKSERTQAYKHLGFIFAMQKNQTEATKAFFDAFTSDDGFELESAEMGNPAWTPAYEAAQKQFTLASASGSDLLSKGKDAYSKRNYDEALSYLETAVKKTDLEGNKRADAYKLLAFAYALRKRPVDAKNAFRKAFEVNKNFELDKSEYGNPVWTPLYDEVKNTIKK encoded by the coding sequence ATGAAAAAACATTCTAGCCTCATCACACTCCTTTTCGCCGGAATAATATTTTTTTCCGGTTGCGGCGGAGCAAAAAGCACGACGAAAGAAAAACCCGAAACACCGGTCGTTCCCAAAAAACCCAGCGGTAAGCCACAGTTGGAAAAAGGAATGGAACTATACAAAGCCCGGGATTACGAAGGCGCTAAAAAAAATCTGCGTAGCGCTACCGATCTTGATTTATCCAAAAGCGAGCGTACCCAGGCGTATAAACATCTCGGTTTCATATTTGCGATGCAAAAAAATCAAACGGAAGCCACTAAAGCGTTCTTCGACGCATTTACGAGCGATGACGGATTTGAACTGGAATCCGCTGAAATGGGTAATCCGGCCTGGACACCTGCTTACGAAGCGGCCCAAAAACAATTTACGTTAGCGAGCGCCTCGGGCAGCGATCTGCTGAGTAAAGGCAAAGATGCTTATTCTAAACGTAACTACGATGAAGCGTTATCGTATCTGGAAACAGCGGTTAAAAAAACCGATCTCGAAGGCAACAAACGAGCGGACGCTTACAAACTATTGGCTTTTGCCTATGCTCTGCGTAAGCGCCCTGTGGATGCTAAAAATGCATTTCGCAAAGCCTTTGAAGTCAATAAAAATTTCGAACTGGATAAATCCGAATACGGAAACCCGGTTTGGACGCCGCTTTATGATGAAGTAAAAAACACAATTAAAAAATAA
- a CDS encoding FHA domain-containing protein yields MASLVLIENNTTATRFRIEKDDAIIGRRPENDIMIANVMISGKHARVEKKNGLYQITDLGSTNGTFVNGTRVTGSAEIKNQDHINFGAVELIFMTDENAMVNIDRARFYSRDKAVAPPQKPHDTGYAANPNADKIVQLFQQLKNTVLSGSADRTAIMTQFMEVEHQLQIMNMQFKESEKSQQKLNVLYEIGKVINHILVEEELLKTIIDLALKVMNGDCGFIMLYDDKNNLVPRVSRKMQADEISQSGSTFSSTIAKQVVESNQSILTSDAKSDSRFQSGASIISNNIRSVICSPMRNKDQAVIGVIYVGSNVMTNVFSKSDVELLEAFANHAAISIENAKMHEERRRKEHLKSALERYVSKQIAERIMSNDGSSIRFMPERREVTLIFSDVRGFTTLSEKLSAEEMVEILNRYFSRMIDVIFKYGGTLDKFIGDSIMALFGAPATSGDDAWNAVQAAIEMQRGLEAFNDEQRQLGKPEIQVGIGINTGHVVVGNIGSDQRMEYTAIGDNVNLASRLQGKAAGGKIIISKATYDFVKDKVQATLLGTTEVKGKTIPVEIYEVVY; encoded by the coding sequence GTGGCTTCTCTCGTTCTCATCGAAAATAATACAACCGCAACACGCTTTCGTATCGAAAAAGACGATGCGATCATAGGACGGAGACCGGAAAACGATATCATGATCGCCAACGTGATGATTTCCGGCAAACATGCGCGTGTTGAAAAAAAGAACGGCTTGTATCAAATCACCGATCTCGGTTCCACGAACGGCACATTTGTCAACGGAACACGGGTTACCGGTTCCGCTGAAATCAAAAATCAGGACCATATCAATTTCGGCGCCGTCGAGCTCATCTTTATGACGGATGAAAATGCGATGGTCAATATTGACCGAGCACGTTTTTACTCCCGGGATAAAGCTGTCGCACCGCCGCAAAAACCGCACGACACGGGCTATGCCGCCAATCCCAATGCGGACAAAATCGTGCAACTTTTCCAGCAGCTCAAAAATACCGTGCTTAGCGGTTCGGCGGATCGTACGGCGATCATGACTCAGTTTATGGAGGTCGAACACCAACTGCAGATCATGAATATGCAGTTCAAAGAATCCGAAAAATCGCAGCAAAAACTCAATGTGCTCTACGAGATCGGGAAAGTCATCAACCACATTCTCGTTGAAGAAGAATTGCTGAAAACGATCATTGATTTAGCCCTCAAAGTGATGAACGGCGACTGCGGATTTATCATGTTGTACGATGATAAAAACAATCTTGTCCCACGCGTTTCGCGCAAAATGCAGGCCGACGAAATTTCCCAATCCGGTTCGACGTTCAGTTCGACGATCGCCAAACAAGTGGTCGAAAGCAATCAATCCATTCTTACTTCCGATGCCAAAAGCGATTCACGCTTTCAAAGCGGCGCCAGTATTATATCCAACAACATTCGCTCCGTTATCTGTTCACCGATGCGCAATAAAGATCAGGCTGTCATCGGCGTGATCTACGTCGGCTCCAACGTCATGACCAACGTATTTTCAAAAAGCGACGTGGAATTGCTTGAGGCTTTCGCCAATCACGCGGCCATCTCCATCGAAAACGCCAAAATGCATGAAGAACGCCGTCGCAAAGAGCACCTCAAAAGCGCGTTGGAGCGTTATGTATCCAAACAAATCGCCGAACGTATCATGAGTAATGACGGCAGCTCCATTCGCTTTATGCCCGAACGCCGCGAAGTCACGCTCATTTTTTCCGACGTACGGGGTTTCACTACCCTCTCTGAAAAACTATCCGCCGAAGAAATGGTTGAAATACTTAATCGGTATTTTTCGCGTATGATTGATGTGATTTTCAAATACGGCGGCACGTTGGATAAATTTATCGGCGACTCCATTATGGCGCTTTTCGGAGCACCGGCCACTTCCGGCGATGATGCGTGGAATGCCGTGCAGGCTGCGATAGAGATGCAACGCGGGTTGGAGGCATTTAACGACGAACAGCGTCAATTGGGCAAACCCGAAATTCAAGTTGGCATCGGAATCAACACCGGCCACGTCGTCGTCGGCAATATCGGATCCGATCAGCGCATGGAATACACGGCTATCGGCGATAATGTCAATCTGGCATCACGTCTTCAAGGCAAAGCGGCCGGAGGAAAAATAATCATCAGCAAAGCTACTTATGATTTTGTCAAAGATAAGGTGCAAGCCACTCTTCTCGGAACAACCGAAGTCAAAGGCAAAACCATACCCGTCGAAATTTACGAAGTGGTCTATTGA